tATTTgctaaaataatatttttaggaGCGTACAAAATTACAGAACGaacaaaaaagctcaaaatcggaaattctcttcttaataatttttcatcggATTTTAAAATGGGCGTAGAAAGACAtttaatattagaaaaaaacttgatctgaaatttttatgagaaaatcgaattttctaatctaaaaaaatcccaaaatgtTAACCTAGACTCAAACATCTAAAAACAtggaatttcttcaaaaataatgcgGCAATgccctgaaaaaaatttagatcaaCTTAAATTTACTTGCAAAACAAATTATGTTCTAACACAAAGATCGGTTTTGTGAGATAAATTGCCTCAACCCTGTAGTTAGAGCCACACTTgagattttctattttttttcctctttttattattttgaaaaacacgaCCAGAACcgcatttaattttaaaaacaacacgcaaacaattttttaaatttatttcaattattaaaaCCCACTCCATAGTTATTGCAATATGCTGGACGATAGCACACTAAGCACTTTCTTGGATCGATAAATGAATATTCGCTTAGAGACGGTGGAGAACTTGACATGATTAAACTATAACCAGAAAATTGTGCACAAATCAGCCGATCAACAAGCAGTGGAGAATGAAGAAGTGAGAGAGGAGGGAGGGGCGGTACTTATCAGGAATAACAATTCCCAGAACGCCTTAATTTGTGaagtcaaatttgaaaacttgatcctacaaattggagaaaaagctCCAAAACCTTGatataactaaaaaaaactgattgaatCTATTTTCTTATGATGTATCCAGCAACTTTATTCCGCAAACCCATCtctgaagaaaaattaatttggtaaaaattatttttttaaaaatggaaaaaattaagaatttagtgctaaaatgatcaaatattatggtaaaatttttcaagagcaatttgaaaaaaaaaatttcacagttaaaaatattacgacaattactcagtttccACCTGCCatcattttggaagtcgattttttttgttgcaactTTCAGCGTGAACCAAGCCATTTTCCCACGCTAGGCTTATAATTTGGAGCGATTTTACAGGCATTTAAAGTATTGTAAAAATACACTGATAGCAAATTCAGATCTGCTTTTTCTAGTTTGAAATGCTCGGTATATGTGAGATACCTATAAAAATGTAAGAATATTTACATTAGTTggtgataatttgaaaaaaaaaattattccgtAACTTGTTATTAGTATGGCTGAGTTCAACCGATCATGGcttctattaaaaataattgcacTCTTGATCTCCGCTAAATTTCTGACAAAACGATTAGATTAAAAAGTGTCACAAAATTAATGTGGTTTATGTTCCTGGTCGAGATTATTCACCGAGATATGCTGACgtgctcaaaaaatacaattggGATTTTATATTTCACTTGTATTAGAGTAAGACATTTTTTGCGGAAGAGTTAAAAAGACATTTATATTAAGATTTAGATTTGAGATTTGCAAATATCACAATTTTGGACGAACTTGGCAAATTGCTACTTCTGGAGCGCAATCGGCTGGATGTGATTTGCGCCTTATCCGCGTACCAGGAACAACAATATGTCACATTGCAACACAAAATAATTACACATTTAAATAACTAGAAAGTTCTACAAAAATGGTtcgctggaaaaaaaaagtttctgataGTTTTGTAAGAATTGATTCATAAAAATGCTCCATATTCCACAATCATTCCCTATTTCCTATTCTCAAGCCTTCTCATACTGCAAGACTCAGCGAGAACTTTCGGGATGTAGATATTGAAACCAAGCTCTCGCAGGGCAGTATTCATTCTTCTAGTCGTATATCGTTGCCTATCCATATGttgattgataaaaaataatgtcaGCAAATCTGGCGGGTCCTGTCTTAGAATTGGAGCACATACACTGCTGAAACAGCATGTTTGCAAACATCCTTTGGCATCGGGATAGAGTTTCTTGACCCCCTGGTGAAAGGCCTCCGATTGCTGGAAATATTTGTTGGATTATGAATTATTGAAACAACTGGATTTTTGGTCATCTAATAATAACAGAAATAGTAATCTAAAAGATAAACTTTCATGCCCGATTTCAGTTTTATCATATGTATTATTAAGAGATTAAATTGTATCTAGCAATGGTCTTGATCTTGTGAACTTGCAGATTAGATACATTGTGTCGTAATTTTGCAAGAATTTGACATGCcagtttaaaggcacacaatGTTTTTGGAGTGGGTCTCGCAACttctctgtaaaaaattttcgggcggcaaatcggaaaatcggcaaattgccggaattgaaaaattcttggaaatcggcaaaccggtaaattaccgatgtggttttgcacattttttaaataaaatttcagaatttcaattttaatcagcAAAATTGTTCCtctgaatgttcctacatctttttttaaaaaagtctgtaatgtgaaaattttcggcaacgcGGCAATTTTCTACAGTAGTCTTATAACAACATCAAAggttaaaaattatataattttttaaattttttcatgattttttaattatgcaAAACAAAACTGAAAGAGGCAAacttatttctgaatttccgcGCAAATGAGATGAATTACATGAGATTTGTgttattttgggaaaaaacacaacaaaCGCTACTCCACTTCTAAAAGGAAATATTTTGAGccaattattatttaatggattttttagtttattacCTGTCAATTCTAACACATACATATCACTACTTCAACTAgggtaattctttaaaaatttgatagtctgattttttcagtcacCATACTTCAACTACAACGTGCCCTCGACTAGAAAATGTGCACTTCAAACCTACACACACTTTCGTTATAGAATGATCACACTAATATTCACACCCATAATACACCCAGACAACATTTATCACCCTCTACAAAAACATTCTGGTCTAAGATTTTTGGTGGCTAGACGAAAATAACACCACAAAATCTGTGACTGACTATTAATAATAGGAAGTCATGATTTGTTTGTTGTTCAAGGGATTTTATTATTAATGcataaaaatgagtaaatAAAATTCACAGCAAGAAACCTAAAAAAGCTTCCTCTCGAGCTTGCACGATTCCACCAAAATTCTCGGGATATAAAAGAATGGATTCCAGTGTCGTTTTGacacggaaaaaaattgttgagtaATGTAAATTTGTTTGTTCAAGTGATTGCTGATCGCCAATAGTTCCAGTAATCTGCCGGGTCCTTTACTGGAATAGTGAAGCAGGCATTGCTGGAGAAGAAGTTGCACGCATTTTTGACGGTTTTCAGATATGATTTCGCGGCCTCTTGGCGAGAGTCCGTCGATGTCTAGAAAATGGAATAgaaatcacttttttaaaattttattctaaaacaaaaaattcacttgaaaatgcgcttttttttcaattttttattgctgaAAAGTTGATTATTCGTAAATTTATTCAAAGGTTACAATGTTTGATTATTAATATTTAAGACAAAGGTAGACcgtaaattttgagatttggaaCTTTTTAAGAGAATTGGAACTTCGAACTTTATTCGTTGCGCAGCTTTTATCAATTGtgcaaaaacttgaataaaacaataaaaacacaaaagtttcgtgcaaattgtgaaaaaaaaaactttcaaaaaccgaTTTTATATAATTCCACAGCCAccgagtttgaaattacagtactcaaTAAAGTCATACctttttacagtaaaaaaattgtcgattcGATACCAggtaatgtttttttggcGCAATTGCGTCGGCttaaattattgttttgtACTGCAAAGCACGAGACTCCTAATCCAAAGAAATTGTCTACaaaatcactatttttttgtttgtgttTTTGCCCCATTTTTAttcggacaatttttattttttatttttttcatcaattcaccaaaagttacaaaaattacATCTTTCTAggctaataaaattttatactgATGCTTTATGAAAGAGcgttaaaattgcaatttaaaTTGAGcttgtttcgatttttcatattgcAAGTGATGCATATATGCAAATTgtgtctatttttttcaaagtatacTTCTACTGCTTTGCAATTagtctattcaaaaatatgttactGAAATCATGCACACGTGACACTACATCTagataaattggaaaaaataaacatgcaaaaaactttaaactctaaaaaaaaccCCATACAAgtgttataaattttattattgctcagaaaatgtacagaaaaattgaaaaaaataactaaaaaaaccACTAATAATAAACATCCGACCTGCAGGCTTCagtcaatatttttgagaaaaagaagtTCGGAGCCCAATACTCCCGGAGGCATTGTACCACCCTATTCGTAATGACACTTTGTCTATCGAGCCGTTGATTGATAGCCAGAATGGCTGCGTACCGACCGGGTCCGGTTCTCGGGTTTGACACCATACACATCTGAAGCAGAATCCTTGCGTAGACTTGTTGATGGCGAGAGAGAAGGTCTTGACCGCTTGGAGACATCCCTTGGATTGCTGGAACGGACAAGTTCACGAGACTCgcacaaaaatacaaattattaTAGAAAAGAGGGGTGTTATTGGTCAGAAGTTATGAAattgtttggtatttttgatatttgggTGGAGGTGGTGCTCACCAAAAATCAGAGACCAGAATGTTTTCGTAGAAAGTGCAAAATTTCTGCTTGCTCACCTGGATTACAAATCACTATCATATTCAGCAGCAGGTACTCGCTCTCGGTGATTTGTAGCTCCATTAGTGGTTTCATCGGCGACGTCAGCAGGTCCATGATTATTTCTCGACACTTTGGAATCTCGAAAAGTACATCTGGAAACATTTCGGTGCCCGTTGGCGCCAAAACTCGACCCTTCTTCTGGATGAACGAGTCATAGGCCACTGAAAGGTGATGGCTTTTGAAGGCGACATTTTTTAGGAGCAgcacctgaaaatttccaagttaTTGTAATATTCGGTGttcgaaaaattggtaaaaatacCCTATCTGAAAGTAGAAGATCGTTGTAGAAACTAAGTCCCTTACAAACTTCTACAGCGAGTAAAACTCCCAGCGAGCCCCAAGGCTTCAGTTTTCGCTCTGTGTTCTCCCATTCGATTTCTTGCTGAAAGTATAAAATGATATGaaatatcgaaatttgaaGAGAGAGTTcagaataaaaacttttcaaaattattttgaaataattttttttacagtcaaaaagtggcaaaaactgagattttccaattttcaaagaatcatacagaattcactttttttttggaattttctactACAATATTTGGTCACTGTCTTTAAATgtcttcaaataaaaattcatataGCTCTAACTTACCGGTCTCAAGTACACTGAAAGCTTTGAGCCCTGAGCAACCAGGTCACAAAAACTGGGATCTTCACAAATATTAATGACACAGTAAGCATTATATCGGGTCTCATTCAAAGCATGAAGGTGTTGGAAAAACGTCGAATCGATGTGCGCCTGTGTGATTATATGTTGTGGGACTACGGCGACGACGGATTGTTTAGGAGATGGTTCCTCGTCGGACTGGGTTTGCGATTCGGAGGAGTTGTGATAGCGCATGCCGAGGTTCACGCATTTTTTGTATCGACATGATCGGCATTTTGGACGGGATGCTGgaaaattatgtgaaaattataaaacaattttgtactTTCTTCACAACTGTATTTTCAATATtacattgtttttttcgtatttttaatagattttatTCTGTCTTATTCAAATTGCTGGATACCAGATCTTTTGAGgcttggaaaaaatggaacgGATATTTCCGTCTTATGAAAATTCCATctaaaacttccggcaaaataatgttcggcaaacggcaaatcggcaatttgccaaaaatcaaaatctccggcaaatttgctaattgccggaattgataatttctggcaaatcggaaaccggtaatttgtcgatttgccgaatttgtcaacaaaaaaattgccgaacgaCAACCACTGGTTTGaacattaaatttgaattttttttgaaaagctttactatgatatttggtcactTTGGCACTATATGATTAGGTTTTAACAATATCCCCGCTTCCGCGCGCTTTGGCTATTCCACCTTAAGCTCCGctctcaattttaaaaccagCTAATGTACTTCGGCTTTTTCTTCCCATATCACACATCACGTACACCACATATCACATCTAATATTTGCTTCCATCTGCTTCTGACTTGCCGGAAAACCCCAAGTTCTGTTCTGAATCAAAAAGTTCACCTGCAAATCAACTACAAAACACCAAAATGTTCTGTCTGCGCGCATGGCAGCATGTGCGAAGCATAATCTTTTATAAAGTAGAGTCTAGATATTCAGAGCGTGATCTCCGATTGGCATACTTCCGTGTGCTCAACCTaaactctttttttgaaagtgtagGAAGATCAATCAAACCACCTTGAAGGTGGCGTGTCCGTGggaaaatacattaaaaaatttggacatttttttggcTGGGAAATCGCTTaaaaccaaatatcataatttgttcccacatttttaaaatactcttatttagagaaaaattttcaattgccgCTCCCTGGCAGTAATTACGTATTAGTTTTTTCTGCTTCAAATTGAATGAActgctcatttttttgttgaaaatggcaacttttgactgaattttttttgaaaaaacctcCAAACTCTTTGCCATTCTGGCATGCtagaaaaacttggaaaaaacacaatcaaaaatttccaaaaaatttttttgtgctgAATACCCTACTTGCGACAGTTCACTTTTGAGCTCAACGGCTCCATACATAGATTCgcatcactttttaatttactAATTATCATCTTCTGACTGATTTGATTTCCGGTTTATACGAAAAGAAAAACGCACTAACGTGTCTACGCA
This is a stretch of genomic DNA from Caenorhabditis elegans chromosome V. It encodes these proteins:
- the nhr-124 gene encoding Nuclear Hormone Receptor family (Confirmed by transcript evidence), which codes for MSGTTISSDRPNICAICHQKAFGYNYEVVSCNACKMFFRRAHAEKIDDFCKKGGKCFDGDDLLTSRPKCRSCRYKKCVNLGMRYHNSSESQTQSDEEPSPKQSVVAVVPQHIITQAHIDSTFFQHLHALNETRYNAYCVINICEDPSFCDLVAQGSKLSVYLRPQEIEWENTERKLKPWGSLGVLLAVEVCKGLSFYNDLLLSDRVLLLKNVAFKSHHLSVAYDSFIQKKGRVLAPTGTEMFPDVLFEIPKCREIIMDLLTSPMKPLMELQITESEYLLLNMIVICNPDIDGLSPRGREIISENRQKCVQLLLQQCLLHYSSKGPGRLLELLAISNHLNKQIYITQQFFSVSKRHWNPFFYIPRILVESCKLERKLF
- the nhr-124 gene encoding Nuclear hormone receptor family member nhr-124 (Confirmed by transcript evidence) — its product is MSGTTISSDRPNICAICHQKAFGYNYEVVSCNACKMFFRRAHAEKIDDFCKKGGKCFDGDDLLTSRPKCRSCRYKKCVNLGMRYHNSSESQTQSDEEPSPKQSVVAVVPQHIITQAHIDSTFFQHLHALNETRYNAYCVINICEDPSFCDLVAQGSKLSVYLRPQEIEWENTERKLKPWGSLGVLLAVEVCKGLSFYNDLLLSDRVLLLKNVAFKSHHLSVAYDSFIQKKGRVLAPTGTEMFPDVLFEIPKCREIIMDLLTSPMKPLMELQITESEYLLLNMIVICNPAIQGMSPSGQDLLSRHQQVYARILLQMCMVSNPRTGPGRYAAILAINQRLDRQSVITNRVVQCLREYWAPNFFFSKILTEACRSDVYY